From a single Azospirillum fermentarium genomic region:
- a CDS encoding NAD(P)H-dependent flavin oxidoreductase — translation MTDAKGRDRLDHLWRRGREFLGSATAIMGGGMTWVSERHLVSAISNAGGFGVLACGSMGPQALAAEIVATRTLTDRPFGVNLINVHPELEALTGVCRDLAVSHVVIAGGMPSGATIQRLKDGGAKVLAFPPTAVIARRLVRQGVDALIIEGSEAGGHIGPVSTTVLAQEILPDVREVPVFVAGGIGRGEAIASFLELGAAGVQLGTRFVCATESIAHPNMKQAFIKASARDAQASVQVDARLPVQPVRALANDGTRRFLELQRTLAARVDAGTITREAAQLEIEHYWAGALRRAVMDGDVDSGSLMAGQSVGMVTREQPAAEIIAELVTQAAASLGRRFASESAG, via the coding sequence ATGACCGACGCAAAGGGACGGGACCGGCTCGACCACCTGTGGCGCCGGGGCCGGGAATTTCTCGGCTCCGCCACCGCCATCATGGGCGGCGGCATGACCTGGGTGTCGGAACGGCATCTGGTGTCGGCGATTTCCAACGCCGGCGGTTTCGGCGTGCTGGCCTGCGGCTCCATGGGGCCGCAGGCGCTGGCCGCCGAGATCGTGGCCACCCGCACGCTGACCGACCGGCCCTTCGGCGTCAACCTCATCAACGTCCATCCCGAACTTGAGGCGTTGACCGGCGTGTGCCGCGATCTGGCGGTGTCCCACGTGGTCATCGCCGGGGGCATGCCGTCGGGGGCGACCATCCAGCGGCTGAAGGACGGCGGGGCGAAGGTTCTGGCCTTTCCCCCCACCGCGGTCATCGCCCGCCGCCTGGTGCGCCAGGGGGTGGACGCGCTCATCATCGAAGGCAGCGAGGCCGGCGGCCACATCGGCCCGGTCAGCACCACGGTGCTGGCGCAGGAGATCCTGCCCGACGTGCGCGAGGTGCCGGTGTTCGTGGCCGGAGGCATCGGCCGGGGGGAGGCGATCGCGTCCTTCCTGGAGTTGGGGGCGGCGGGGGTGCAGCTCGGCACCCGTTTCGTCTGCGCCACCGAAAGCATCGCGCACCCCAACATGAAGCAGGCGTTCATCAAGGCTTCCGCCCGCGACGCGCAGGCGTCGGTGCAGGTGGACGCCCGCCTGCCGGTCCAGCCGGTGCGCGCACTGGCCAACGACGGCACCCGCCGTTTCCTGGAGCTTCAGCGCACGCTGGCCGCCCGCGTGGACGCCGGCACCATCACGCGCGAGGCCGCCCAGCTTGAGATCGAGCATTACTGGGCCGGCGCGCTCCGCCGCGCGGTGATGGACGGCGACGTGGACAGCGGCTCGCTGATGGCCGGCCAGTCGGTGGGCATGGTCACCCGCGAACAGCCCGCCGCCGAGATCATCGCCGAACTTGTGACTCAGGCCGCCGCCAGCCTCGGCCGGCGGTTTGCTTCGGAATCAGCCGGGTAA
- the ptsP gene encoding phosphoenolpyruvate--protein phosphotransferase has product MVDTSDTMTFDGAAARRLLARLRDIMAGSGTGQDRLDKIVTLIGAEMRADVCSCYVMRAGEVLELFATEGLNKTAVHNTRLRVGEGIVGDIAAQARPSAFDNAPAHPSFAYRPETGEDPFQSLAGVPILRGGKVRGVLVIQHKDRRAYAEEELETLQTIAMVVAELVAQAELVSPQEVFSTGDVALMPARLAGIALNPGLAKGAAVIHRPQLTIRQVVAEDTDREQERLNEALAAMHSAIDALLATLTRAGLGESRDILETYRMFAEDRGWLSRIREAIRMGLTAEAAVQQVQNDTRARMSHLTDPYIRERLMDLEDLTNRLQLHLAGRKPEAETAALPDELVLVARSMGPAELLDYDQRRLKALILEEGSPSSHVAIVARALDIPVVQVADAMNRIEPLDPLIVDGDHATVFVRPAEDIQMAFAQSMEMREQREQMFATVRNKPSVTRDGAPVSIQLNCGLLIDLGHLKASGAEGIGLYRTEIPFMVRSSYPDVQAQTELYARIMDEAGDKPVVFRTLDVGGDKVLPYIAGGDEENPALGWRALRIGLDHPSLLRQQLRALLRAASGRPLSVMFPMVAEVAELIQAQNLLDMELKRLPADGYEPPSRLRRGAMIEVPSLLFQLPSLLPRVDFVSVGSNDLAQYVFASDRGNPRTATRYDPLSPAMLSLLKRLVEECRVYNVPLSLCGEMAGRPLDAMALIGIGFRTLSMSPPSVGPVKTMLRSLDAGALRQYINSLLAGADHSLRPKLRAFAMDHGVLL; this is encoded by the coding sequence ATGGTTGATACGAGCGATACCATGACCTTCGACGGAGCGGCGGCGCGGCGGCTGCTGGCGCGGCTGCGCGACATCATGGCCGGGTCCGGCACCGGACAGGACCGGCTGGACAAGATCGTTACCCTGATCGGCGCCGAGATGCGCGCCGACGTGTGCTCGTGCTACGTCATGCGCGCGGGCGAGGTGCTGGAGCTGTTCGCCACCGAGGGGCTGAACAAGACCGCCGTCCACAACACCCGCCTGCGGGTGGGCGAGGGCATCGTCGGCGACATCGCGGCCCAGGCGCGGCCGTCGGCCTTCGACAACGCCCCGGCCCATCCCAGCTTCGCCTACCGCCCGGAAACCGGCGAAGACCCGTTCCAGTCGCTGGCCGGCGTGCCGATCCTGCGCGGCGGCAAGGTGCGCGGCGTGCTGGTCATCCAGCACAAGGACCGCCGCGCCTACGCCGAAGAGGAGCTGGAAACCCTCCAGACCATCGCCATGGTGGTGGCCGAGCTGGTGGCCCAGGCCGAGCTGGTCAGCCCGCAGGAGGTGTTCTCCACCGGCGACGTGGCGCTGATGCCGGCGCGGCTGGCCGGTATCGCGCTCAACCCCGGCCTGGCCAAGGGGGCGGCGGTCATCCACCGCCCGCAACTGACCATCCGCCAGGTGGTGGCCGAGGACACCGACCGCGAGCAGGAGCGGCTGAACGAGGCGCTGGCCGCCATGCATTCGGCCATCGACGCCCTGCTGGCCACGCTGACCCGTGCGGGGCTGGGCGAATCGCGGGACATCCTGGAAACCTACCGCATGTTCGCCGAGGACCGCGGGTGGCTGTCGCGCATCCGCGAGGCGATCCGCATGGGCCTGACGGCGGAAGCGGCGGTGCAGCAGGTGCAGAACGACACCCGCGCCCGCATGAGCCATCTGACCGATCCCTACATCCGGGAACGGCTGATGGATCTGGAGGATCTGACCAACCGGCTTCAGCTTCATCTGGCCGGGCGCAAGCCGGAGGCGGAGACCGCCGCCCTCCCCGACGAGCTGGTGCTGGTGGCCCGGTCCATGGGGCCGGCGGAATTGCTGGATTACGACCAGCGGCGGCTGAAGGCGCTGATCCTGGAGGAAGGCTCGCCGTCCAGCCACGTGGCCATCGTCGCCCGCGCGCTCGACATCCCGGTGGTGCAGGTGGCCGACGCCATGAACCGGATCGAGCCGCTGGACCCGCTGATCGTGGACGGCGACCACGCCACCGTCTTCGTCCGCCCGGCCGAAGACATCCAGATGGCGTTTGCCCAGAGCATGGAGATGCGCGAGCAGCGCGAACAGATGTTCGCCACCGTGCGCAACAAGCCCTCGGTCACCCGCGACGGGGCGCCGGTCTCCATCCAGTTGAACTGCGGCCTGCTGATCGACCTGGGGCATCTGAAGGCCAGCGGGGCCGAGGGGATCGGGCTGTACCGCACCGAAATCCCCTTCATGGTGCGCTCGTCATACCCCGACGTGCAGGCGCAGACCGAGCTTTACGCCCGCATCATGGACGAGGCGGGCGACAAGCCCGTGGTCTTCCGCACCCTGGACGTGGGCGGCGACAAGGTGCTGCCCTACATCGCCGGCGGCGACGAGGAGAACCCGGCGCTGGGCTGGCGGGCGTTGCGCATCGGGCTGGACCATCCGTCGCTGCTGCGCCAGCAGTTGCGCGCCTTGCTGCGCGCCGCTTCGGGCCGCCCGCTGTCGGTGATGTTCCCCATGGTGGCCGAGGTGGCGGAGCTGATCCAGGCGCAGAACCTGCTGGACATGGAGCTGAAGCGCCTGCCCGCCGACGGGTACGAGCCGCCGTCGCGCCTGCGCCGCGGGGCGATGATCGAGGTGCCGTCGCTGCTGTTCCAGCTTCCCTCCCTGCTGCCGCGGGTGGATTTCGTGTCGGTGGGGTCCAACGATCTGGCCCAGTACGTCTTCGCCAGCGACCGCGGCAACCCGCGCACCGCCACCCGCTACGACCCGCTGTCGCCGGCCATGCTGTCGCTGCTCAAGCGGCTGGTGGAGGAGTGCCGGGTCTACAACGTGCCGCTGTCCCTGTGCGGCGAGATGGCGGGGCGCCCGCTGGACGCCATGGCGCTGATCGGCATCGGTTTCCGCACCCTGTCCATGTCGCCGCCGTCGGTGGGGCCGGTGAAGACCATGCTGCGCTCGCTGGATGCCGGTGCCTTGCGCCAGTACATCAACAGCCTGCTGGCCGGTGCCGACCACAGTCTGCGGCCCAAGCTGCGCGCCTTCGCCATGGACCACGGGGTGCTGCTGTAG
- a CDS encoding DUF4115 domain-containing protein, translating into MEIYLPTPVTEGRVPGGALLLGALVVAGVIYGVWYYLSATDRSIADLVPALPERLVALLDSRAPTDPATGLPRTGEAPAAHPTATPAPAAAPAASGGAASGGAASGGAAPAAPAPAPAAPAAGAKPAPAVSASMSPVPAVPKPAAATPPAPGGEEEEGDGAAQEPTPLSGNGAAAPVPTVAAAAEPPADLGPPKRTYGSQNASAHIQIRATQDSWLQIRDGNTEIFTRVLKPGDVYRVPDNKPGLKMRTGNAGGLIPIIGGVPGAPLGSAGQVMRDVPVESLGAKPH; encoded by the coding sequence ATGGAAATCTACCTGCCCACCCCGGTGACCGAGGGACGCGTGCCCGGCGGCGCGCTGCTGCTGGGCGCCCTGGTGGTGGCCGGGGTGATCTATGGCGTGTGGTATTATCTGTCGGCCACCGACCGTTCCATCGCCGATCTGGTGCCGGCCCTGCCCGAACGGCTGGTGGCCCTGCTGGACAGCCGGGCGCCCACCGACCCCGCCACCGGCCTGCCCCGCACGGGCGAGGCGCCGGCAGCCCACCCGACAGCCACGCCCGCACCGGCTGCGGCTCCGGCGGCATCGGGGGGGGCGGCATCGGGGGGGGCGGCATCGGGGGGAGCGGCGCCTGCGGCTCCCGCGCCCGCTCCGGCGGCCCCCGCGGCGGGCGCCAAGCCGGCCCCGGCGGTGTCGGCGTCCATGTCCCCGGTTCCGGCGGTGCCCAAGCCCGCCGCCGCCACGCCCCCCGCCCCCGGCGGCGAGGAGGAGGAGGGCGATGGTGCGGCCCAGGAGCCCACGCCCCTGTCGGGCAACGGCGCCGCCGCCCCGGTGCCCACCGTGGCCGCGGCGGCGGAACCCCCGGCGGACCTCGGCCCGCCCAAGCGCACCTACGGCAGCCAGAACGCCAGCGCCCACATCCAGATCCGCGCCACCCAGGACAGCTGGCTGCAGATCCGCGACGGCAACACCGAGATCTTCACCCGCGTGCTCAAGCCCGGCGACGTCTACCGCGTGCCCGACAACAAGCCGGGGCTGAAGATGCGCACCGGCAACGCCGGGGGGCTGATTCCCATCATCGGCGGCGTTCCCGGCGCACCGCTGGGCAGTGCGGGGCAGGTGATGCGCGACGTGCCGGTGGAATCCCTGGGCGCCAAGCCCCACTGA
- the ispG gene encoding flavodoxin-dependent (E)-4-hydroxy-3-methylbut-2-enyl-diphosphate synthase, with protein sequence MSVRAYRQIQRRKSRQIRVGSVLVGGDAPISVQSMTNTPTTDVAATVEQIRSMERVGVDIARVSCPDRESALALKDIVRQVNVPIVADIHFHYKRAIEAAQSGAACLRINPGNIGSPDRVREVVQAAKDYGCSMRIGVNAGSLESDLLEKYGEPCPEAMVESALNHARILEDHDFREFKISVKASDVFLAVAAYQGLAEACDYPLHIGITEAGGLRAGTVKSSVGLGMLLWSGIGDTLRVSLSAEPAEEVLVGYDLLKTLGLRRRGVTVISCPSCARQNFDVIKTVDALEKRLAHITTPLTLSVIGCVVNGPGEARETDIGLTGGGNNTHQVYLSGLTDHRLKDADIVEHLAGLVEKKVAEIEAEKAASAPSAP encoded by the coding sequence ATGAGCGTGCGAGCCTACCGCCAGATCCAGCGCCGCAAGTCCCGCCAGATCCGCGTCGGGTCGGTGCTGGTGGGGGGCGATGCGCCGATTTCGGTGCAGTCCATGACCAACACCCCCACCACCGATGTGGCCGCGACGGTGGAGCAGATCCGGTCCATGGAACGGGTGGGGGTGGACATCGCGCGGGTGTCGTGCCCCGACCGCGAATCGGCCCTGGCGCTGAAGGACATCGTGCGTCAGGTCAACGTGCCCATCGTCGCCGACATCCATTTCCACTACAAGCGCGCCATCGAGGCGGCGCAGAGCGGGGCCGCGTGCCTGCGCATCAACCCCGGCAACATCGGTTCTCCCGACCGGGTGCGGGAGGTGGTGCAGGCGGCCAAGGACTACGGCTGTTCCATGCGCATCGGCGTCAACGCCGGCTCGCTGGAATCCGACCTCCTGGAGAAATACGGGGAGCCGTGCCCCGAGGCCATGGTGGAAAGCGCGCTGAACCACGCGCGCATCCTGGAAGACCATGATTTCCGCGAATTCAAGATCTCGGTGAAGGCGTCCGACGTGTTCCTGGCCGTCGCCGCGTACCAGGGTCTGGCGGAGGCGTGCGACTATCCGCTGCACATCGGCATCACCGAGGCGGGGGGGCTGCGCGCCGGCACCGTCAAATCGTCGGTGGGGCTGGGCATGCTGCTGTGGTCGGGCATCGGCGACACCCTGCGCGTCTCCTTGTCGGCGGAGCCGGCGGAAGAGGTGCTGGTGGGCTATGACCTGCTGAAGACGCTGGGCCTGCGGCGGCGCGGGGTGACGGTGATCTCCTGCCCGTCGTGCGCGCGGCAGAACTTCGACGTCATCAAGACGGTGGACGCGCTGGAAAAGCGGCTGGCCCACATCACCACCCCGCTCACGCTGTCGGTGATCGGCTGCGTGGTCAACGGCCCTGGTGAGGCGCGGGAAACCGACATCGGCCTGACCGGCGGCGGCAACAACACCCATCAGGTCTATCTGTCGGGCCTGACCGACCACCGGCTGAAGGACGCCGACATCGTCGAGCATCTGGCAGGCCTGGTGGAAAAGAAGGTGGCCGAGATCGAAGCGGAAAAGGCGGCGTCCGCACCCTCCGCCCCGTGA
- the hemA gene encoding glutamyl-tRNA reductase — translation MTAAYFVVGANHRTCSGAVRDGLTAEEPELPALLARLRAAGLEQAVWLSTCDRVEVLGVHPRPADAARLVTEILAERAGVPVDGLAGQVFIQTGDGAVRHVFAVASSLDSQIIGEPHVLGQVKDAHRLSAAAGLTGPELEALLQAAYAAAKRVRSETPIAEGATSVVAAAVQVARDVHGGLDRRAALLLGLGDMGGLVLDGLREAGLTRVSLAAPNDRRGETAARRRDAHFVPWADVGAALDAADIVVTAAGLGRYTLTPEPVKVALKRRRYRPVFVIDAAIPADVDPGVAALDDVFVYDLADLERVALQGRVGRQGALQAAWRIVDEQIAAFTRGRAERAAVPAVAALRAHFEAERRRVLAEHGGLDAGAATRLLINRLLHTPSEALKAMAAGGTAEGGAEEAGRLLTALFGLDHTDRQRGRDDAAEGDGST, via the coding sequence GTGACCGCCGCCTATTTCGTCGTCGGTGCCAACCACCGCACCTGTTCCGGTGCCGTGCGCGACGGGCTGACGGCGGAGGAACCGGAACTGCCGGCCCTGCTGGCCCGGCTGCGCGCGGCGGGGCTGGAACAGGCGGTGTGGCTGTCCACCTGCGACCGGGTGGAGGTGCTGGGCGTCCACCCCCGCCCCGCCGACGCCGCCCGGCTGGTGACGGAAATCCTGGCCGAACGGGCCGGCGTTCCGGTGGATGGGCTGGCCGGGCAAGTGTTCATCCAGACCGGCGACGGGGCGGTGCGCCACGTCTTCGCCGTCGCCAGCTCGCTCGACAGCCAGATCATCGGCGAGCCCCATGTGCTGGGGCAGGTGAAGGATGCTCACCGCCTGTCCGCCGCCGCCGGCCTGACCGGCCCCGAGCTTGAGGCGCTGTTGCAGGCCGCCTATGCCGCCGCCAAGCGGGTGCGCAGCGAAACCCCCATCGCCGAGGGCGCCACGTCGGTGGTGGCCGCGGCGGTGCAGGTGGCCCGCGACGTCCACGGCGGGCTGGACCGGCGGGCCGCCCTGCTGCTGGGGCTGGGGGACATGGGCGGGCTGGTGCTGGACGGCCTGCGGGAGGCGGGGCTGACGCGGGTATCGCTGGCCGCCCCCAACGACCGCCGGGGGGAGACGGCGGCGCGGCGGCGCGACGCCCATTTCGTGCCGTGGGCCGATGTGGGGGCCGCGCTGGACGCCGCCGACATCGTGGTCACCGCCGCGGGCCTGGGCCGTTACACCCTGACGCCGGAGCCGGTGAAGGTCGCGCTGAAGCGGCGGCGCTACCGCCCGGTGTTCGTCATCGACGCCGCCATTCCCGCCGACGTGGACCCCGGCGTGGCGGCGCTGGACGACGTGTTCGTCTATGACCTGGCCGATCTGGAGCGGGTGGCGCTGCAGGGCCGGGTGGGGCGCCAGGGCGCGCTGCAGGCCGCGTGGCGCATCGTGGACGAGCAGATCGCCGCCTTCACCCGCGGGCGGGCGGAACGGGCGGCGGTGCCGGCGGTGGCCGCCCTGCGCGCGCATTTCGAAGCCGAACGCCGCCGGGTGCTGGCCGAACACGGGGGGCTGGACGCCGGCGCGGCCACGCGCCTGCTCATCAACCGCCTGCTGCACACCCCGTCGGAGGCGCTGAAGGCCATGGCGGCGGGCGGGACGGCGGAAGGCGGGGCGGAAGAGGCGGGGCGGCTGTTGACCGCCCTGTTCGGTTTGGACCATACAGACCGGCAGCGCGGCCGGGACGATGCGGCGGAAGGGGACGGATCGACGTGA
- the prfA gene encoding peptide chain release factor 1, whose product MSLEDKYRRVLARHDELRDALAAGTADSSSFARLSKEYADLTPVAEAIAALNRARDERAGLDALLADPDADAEMRALTEDEIRDLDKRLPVLERAVQVALLPKDEADEKNAILEVRAGTGGDEAALFAANLFEMYRRYAALHGWRFEVMEVSETGIGGYKEAIANITGRGVFARLKYESGVHRVQRVPATEAQGRIHTSAATVAVLPEAEEVDVQIDDKDLRIDVFRSSGPGGQSVNTTDSAVRITHLPTGLVVSQQDEKSQHKNKAKAMKVLRSRLYDLQRSALDAERAADRKNQVGSGDRSERIRTYNFPQGRVTDHRINLTLYKIDKVMLGEALDEIIDALTAEDEAARLAELR is encoded by the coding sequence GTGAGCCTTGAGGACAAATACCGCCGGGTGCTGGCCCGTCATGACGAACTGCGCGACGCGCTGGCGGCGGGCACCGCCGATTCGTCCAGCTTCGCCCGGCTGTCCAAGGAATACGCCGACCTGACCCCGGTGGCCGAGGCCATCGCCGCGCTGAACCGGGCGCGGGACGAGCGGGCGGGCCTGGATGCCCTGCTGGCCGACCCGGACGCCGACGCCGAGATGCGCGCCCTGACCGAGGACGAGATCCGCGATCTGGACAAGCGGCTGCCGGTGCTGGAGCGGGCGGTGCAGGTGGCGCTGCTGCCCAAGGACGAGGCGGACGAGAAGAACGCCATCCTGGAGGTGCGCGCCGGCACCGGCGGCGACGAGGCCGCCCTGTTCGCCGCCAACCTGTTCGAGATGTACCGCCGTTACGCCGCCCTGCACGGCTGGCGATTCGAGGTGATGGAGGTCAGCGAGACCGGCATCGGCGGCTACAAGGAGGCCATCGCCAACATCACGGGCCGCGGCGTTTTCGCACGCCTGAAGTACGAATCGGGGGTTCATCGCGTCCAGCGTGTGCCGGCGACCGAGGCGCAGGGGCGCATCCACACCTCCGCCGCCACCGTCGCCGTGCTGCCCGAAGCCGAAGAGGTGGACGTGCAGATCGACGACAAGGATCTGCGCATCGACGTCTTCCGCTCCTCCGGGCCCGGCGGCCAGTCGGTCAACACCACCGACAGCGCCGTGCGCATCACCCACCTGCCAACCGGTCTGGTGGTCAGCCAGCAGGACGAGAAGAGCCAGCACAAGAACAAGGCCAAGGCCATGAAAGTGCTGCGGTCGCGCCTCTACGACCTGCAACGCTCGGCCCTTGACGCCGAACGGGCCGCCGACCGCAAGAACCAGGTGGGATCGGGCGACCGGTCGGAACGCATCCGCACCTACAACTTCCCCCAGGGCCGTGTGACCGATCACCGCATCAACCTGACGCTGTACAAGATCGACAAGGTGATGCTGGGCGAGGCGCTGGACGAGATCATCGACGCGCTCACCGCCGAGGACGAGGCCGCCCGTCTGGCCGAGCTTCGCTGA
- a CDS encoding cold-shock protein: MATGTVKWFNTTKGYGFIAPEGGVKDVFVHITAVQKSGLRGLSEGQKVTFEVARGSNGKDAAVNIAIVQ; this comes from the coding sequence ATGGCGACCGGCACCGTCAAATGGTTCAATACCACCAAAGGCTATGGATTCATCGCACCCGAAGGCGGGGTGAAGGATGTGTTCGTGCACATCACCGCCGTGCAGAAATCCGGCCTGCGCGGCCTGAGCGAGGGGCAGAAGGTCACCTTCGAGGTGGCCCGCGGCTCCAACGGCAAGGATGCCGCCGTCAACATCGCCATCGTTCAGTAA